One segment of Xanthomonas oryzae pv. oryzae DNA contains the following:
- the ppsA gene encoding phosphoenolpyruvate synthase: protein MNENILWLHELRLADLARVGGKNSSLGEMIGNLAGLGVSVPGGYATTAEAFKDFIAHNDLSKRIFDKLATLDVEDVNALTLAGKEIRGWVIDAPLQPELDRDIRTAYEQLCAENGGGDVAVAVRSSATAEDLPDASFAGQQETFLNVTGADDVVHKVKEVFASLYNDRAIAYRVHHGFKHEDVFLSAGVQLMVRSGVGAAGVLFTLDTESGFRDVVFVTSSFGLGEMVVQGAVNPDEFYVYKPTLTAGKPAILRRSLGSKAIRMVYSDVPGERVRTEDTPVELRSTFSISDEDVQELSKQALVIEKHYGRPMDIEWAKDGVSGKLFIVQARPETVKSRSHATQIERFSLEAKDAKILVEGRAVGAKIGGGVARVVRSLDDMNRVQAGDVLIADMTDPDWEPVMKRASAIVTNRGGRTCHAAIIARELGVPAVVGSGNATDVLSDGQEVTVSCAEGDTGFIYEGLLPFERTTTDLGNMPPAPLKIMMNVANPERAFDFGQLPNAGIGLARLEMIIAAHIGIHPNALLEYDKQDADVRKKIDAKIAGYGDPVSFYVNRLAEGIATLTASVAPNTVIVRLSDFKSNEYANLIGGSRYEPHEENPMIGFRGASRYVDPSFTKAFALECKAVLKVRNEMGLDNLWVMIPFVRTLEEGRKVIEVLEQNGLKQGDGADGKPGLKIIMMCELPSNALLADEFLDIFDGFSIGSNDLTQLTLGLDRDSSIVAHLFDERNPAVKKLLSMAIKSARAKGKYVGICGQGPSDHPELAEWLMQEGIESVSLNPDTVVDTWLRLAKLKSES, encoded by the coding sequence TTGAACGAGAATATCCTGTGGTTGCATGAGCTACGCTTGGCCGACCTGGCCCGCGTAGGCGGTAAGAATTCCTCACTTGGCGAGATGATCGGCAACCTGGCCGGGTTGGGCGTCTCGGTACCCGGTGGATATGCGACCACTGCGGAAGCTTTCAAGGACTTCATCGCGCACAACGACTTGTCCAAGCGCATCTTCGACAAGCTGGCGACGCTGGATGTCGAAGACGTCAACGCACTCACCCTCGCCGGCAAGGAGATCCGCGGCTGGGTGATCGACGCACCGCTGCAACCGGAACTGGACCGCGACATTCGTACCGCTTACGAACAACTGTGCGCCGAAAATGGCGGCGGCGACGTGGCAGTGGCCGTGCGCTCCTCGGCAACCGCCGAAGACTTGCCGGACGCCTCGTTTGCAGGCCAGCAGGAAACCTTCCTCAATGTGACCGGTGCCGACGATGTGGTGCACAAGGTCAAGGAAGTGTTCGCCAGCCTCTACAACGATCGCGCGATCGCCTATCGCGTGCATCATGGCTTCAAGCACGAAGACGTGTTCCTGTCGGCCGGCGTGCAGTTGATGGTGCGCTCGGGCGTGGGTGCGGCAGGCGTGTTGTTCACGCTGGACACCGAGTCCGGTTTCCGCGACGTGGTGTTCGTCACGTCGAGCTTCGGTCTGGGCGAAATGGTCGTGCAGGGCGCGGTCAACCCGGACGAGTTCTACGTCTACAAGCCCACGCTCACTGCTGGCAAGCCGGCGATCCTGCGTCGCTCGCTCGGCAGCAAGGCCATTCGCATGGTGTATTCGGATGTGCCCGGCGAGCGCGTGCGTACCGAAGACACGCCGGTGGAACTGCGCAGCACCTTCTCGATCAGCGATGAAGACGTGCAGGAGCTTTCCAAGCAGGCATTGGTGATCGAAAAGCATTACGGCCGGCCGATGGACATCGAGTGGGCCAAGGACGGCGTCAGCGGCAAGCTGTTCATCGTGCAGGCGCGCCCGGAAACGGTGAAGTCGCGCAGCCACGCCACCCAGATCGAACGTTTCTCGCTGGAAGCCAAGGACGCCAAGATCCTGGTCGAAGGCCGCGCCGTCGGTGCCAAGATCGGCGGCGGCGTCGCACGCGTGGTGCGCTCGCTGGACGACATGAATCGTGTGCAGGCTGGCGATGTGCTGATCGCCGACATGACCGACCCAGATTGGGAGCCGGTGATGAAGCGTGCCTCGGCGATCGTCACCAACCGTGGCGGCCGTACCTGCCACGCGGCAATCATCGCGCGTGAGCTGGGCGTGCCGGCGGTGGTGGGCTCGGGCAACGCTACCGACGTGCTCAGCGATGGCCAGGAAGTGACCGTGAGCTGCGCCGAAGGCGACACCGGCTTCATCTACGAGGGCCTGCTGCCGTTCGAGCGCACCACCACCGATCTGGGCAACATGCCGCCTGCGCCGCTCAAGATCATGATGAACGTGGCCAACCCGGAACGTGCATTCGACTTCGGCCAGCTGCCCAACGCCGGTATCGGCCTGGCGCGCCTGGAAATGATCATCGCCGCGCATATCGGCATCCACCCGAACGCACTGCTGGAATACGACAAGCAGGACGCCGACGTCCGCAAGAAGATCGACGCCAAGATTGCCGGTTACGGCGATCCGGTGAGCTTCTACGTCAACCGCCTGGCCGAAGGTATCGCCACGCTGACCGCGTCGGTGGCACCGAACACGGTGATCGTGCGTTTGTCGGACTTCAAGTCCAACGAGTACGCCAACCTGATCGGCGGTTCGCGTTACGAGCCGCATGAAGAAAACCCGATGATCGGCTTCCGCGGCGCCAGCCGCTACGTCGACCCGTCCTTCACCAAGGCGTTCGCGCTGGAGTGCAAGGCGGTGCTGAAGGTGCGCAACGAGATGGGCCTGGACAACCTCTGGGTGATGATTCCGTTCGTGCGCACGCTGGAAGAAGGCCGCAAGGTGATCGAGGTGCTGGAGCAGAACGGGCTCAAGCAAGGCGACGGTGCTGATGGAAAGCCGGGCCTGAAGATCATCATGATGTGCGAACTGCCGTCCAATGCACTGCTGGCCGACGAGTTCCTGGACATCTTCGACGGCTTCTCGATCGGCTCGAACGATCTGACCCAGCTCACCCTGGGCCTGGACCGCGATTCGTCGATCGTGGCGCACCTGTTCGACGAGCGAAACCCGGCGGTGAAGAAGCTGCTGTCGATGGCGATCAAGTCCGCGCGTGCCAAGGGCAAGTACGTGGGCATCTGCGGGCAGGGGCCGTCGGATCACCCGGAACTGGCCGAATGGCTGATGCAGGAAGGCATCGAATCGGTGTCGTTGAATCCCGACACCGTGGTCGATACCTGGTTGCGTCTGGCTAAGCTCAAGAGCGAGAGCTGA
- the ppsR gene encoding posphoenolpyruvate synthetase regulatory kinase/phosphorylase PpsR, whose translation MSTIRPVFYVSDGTGITAETIGHSLLTQFSGFNFVTDRMSFIDDAEKARDAAMRVRAAGERYQVRPVVVNSCVDPQLSMILAESGALMLDVFAPFIEPLERELNAPRHSRVGRAHGMVDFETYHRRINAMNFALSHDDGIALNYDEADVILVAVSRAGKTPTCIYLALHYGIRAANYPLTDEDLENERLPPRLRNYRSKLFGLTIDPERLQQIRQERRANSRYSAAETCRREVAIAERMFQMERIPSLSTTNTSIEEISSKVLSTLGLQREMF comes from the coding sequence ATGTCAACAATTCGGCCGGTGTTTTACGTCTCCGATGGAACCGGCATCACCGCTGAAACGATTGGGCATAGCCTGCTCACGCAGTTCAGCGGATTCAACTTCGTCACCGACCGCATGTCGTTCATCGATGATGCAGAAAAAGCGCGCGACGCCGCGATGCGTGTGCGCGCTGCGGGCGAGCGATACCAGGTGCGCCCGGTCGTGGTCAATTCGTGCGTCGATCCACAATTGAGCATGATTCTGGCCGAAAGCGGCGCGCTGATGCTGGATGTGTTCGCGCCCTTCATCGAGCCGCTGGAGCGCGAGCTCAACGCGCCGCGTCATTCGCGTGTGGGCCGCGCGCATGGCATGGTCGATTTCGAAACCTATCACCGCCGCATCAACGCAATGAACTTCGCACTGAGTCACGACGATGGCATCGCGCTGAATTACGACGAGGCCGATGTGATCCTGGTGGCGGTGTCGCGTGCGGGTAAAACGCCAACCTGCATCTACCTGGCCTTGCATTACGGCATTCGCGCCGCCAACTATCCGCTCACCGACGAAGATCTGGAAAACGAACGGCTTCCGCCGCGGTTGCGCAACTATCGCAGCAAGTTGTTCGGTCTGACCATCGATCCGGAGCGGCTGCAGCAGATTCGCCAGGAGCGGCGGGCGAATTCGCGCTACAGCGCCGCAGAGACCTGCCGGCGCGAAGTGGCGATCGCCGAGCGCATGTTCCAGATGGAGCGCATTCCCTCGCTCAGCACCACCAATACGTCGATCGAGGAAATTTCCAGCAAGGTGTTGTCGACGCTGGGTCTGCAGCGCGAAATGTTTTGA
- a CDS encoding DUF1249 domain-containing protein — translation MAQALSKLERIPKLSRFGWLMGLYAENFQHLTRLFAPADLAPGSYVSSIGDGLNLRLDVIECHRYTVELRLTYDLCDPVTGEPDPSAYVRLYRDARQAETTHCYVGRRWQDVMGMFPPPAELISHRMRMNTFLGKWLEYIAERGHGVATLRLNTDDLPPPRPNAQAAVG, via the coding sequence ATGGCCCAAGCATTGAGCAAACTCGAACGCATTCCCAAACTGAGCCGCTTTGGCTGGCTGATGGGCTTGTACGCAGAAAACTTCCAGCATCTGACCCGGCTGTTCGCTCCTGCCGATTTGGCCCCCGGTTCCTATGTATCGTCGATCGGCGACGGCCTGAACCTGCGGCTGGACGTGATCGAATGCCACCGCTACACGGTGGAACTGCGCTTGACTTACGACCTCTGCGACCCGGTCACCGGCGAGCCGGACCCGTCGGCGTATGTGCGCCTGTATCGCGACGCGCGCCAGGCGGAGACCACGCATTGCTATGTCGGCCGTCGCTGGCAGGACGTGATGGGCATGTTCCCGCCGCCGGCCGAGCTGATCAGCCACCGCATGCGCATGAATACCTTCCTGGGCAAGTGGCTGGAGTACATCGCCGAGCGTGGTCACGGCGTTGCGACGCTGCGCCTGAATACCGATGACCTGCCGCCTCCGCGGCCGAACGCGCAGGCCGCCGTCGGCTGA
- a CDS encoding NUDIX hydrolase, with protein sequence MPYIPIVATLGYLLSPDGTQVLMIHRNARPGDQHLGKYNGLGGKLEPDEDVLAGMRREIREEAGVDCGEMQLRGTISWPGFGKQGEDWLGFVFLIHSFEGTPHTCNPEGTLEWIAIEQMDQVPMWEGDRNFLPLVFDGDPRPFHGVMPYRDGRMQSWTYSRI encoded by the coding sequence ATGCCCTATATCCCGATTGTCGCCACGCTTGGCTACCTGTTGTCGCCCGACGGCACCCAGGTGCTGATGATCCACCGCAATGCCCGTCCCGGCGATCAGCATCTGGGCAAATACAACGGCCTGGGCGGCAAGCTGGAACCGGACGAAGACGTGCTGGCCGGCATGCGCCGAGAAATTCGTGAGGAAGCCGGCGTCGACTGCGGCGAAATGCAACTGCGCGGCACCATCAGCTGGCCCGGCTTCGGCAAGCAGGGCGAAGACTGGCTGGGCTTCGTGTTCCTGATCCACAGCTTCGAAGGCACACCACATACCTGCAATCCGGAAGGGACGCTGGAGTGGATCGCGATCGAGCAGATGGACCAGGTACCGATGTGGGAGGGCGACCGCAACTTCCTGCCGCTGGTGTTCGATGGCGACCCGCGCCCGTTCCATGGCGTCATGCCGTATCGCGATGGGCGCATGCAGTCGTGGACGTATTCGCGCATCTGA
- a CDS encoding 3-hydroxybutyrate dehydrogenase, with the protein MRSILITGAGSGIGAGIATQLATDGHHLIVSDMELAAAERTAHALRQAGGSAEALALDVTDADSIAQALASASRAPQVLVNNAGLQHVAALDEFPMQQWALLVDVMLTGAARLSRAVLPAMRAAGYGRIVNIGSIHSLVASPYKSAYVAAKHGLVGLARVIALETADCDITVNTLCPSYVRTPLMERQIADQARTRGIAEDAVIRDVMLKPMPKGAFIDYDELAGTVAFLMSHAARNITGQSIAIDGGWTAQ; encoded by the coding sequence ATGCGCAGCATCCTGATCACCGGCGCGGGCAGCGGCATTGGCGCCGGTATCGCCACCCAATTGGCGACCGACGGCCATCACCTGATCGTCAGCGATATGGAACTGGCGGCCGCCGAGCGCACGGCGCATGCGCTGCGCCAGGCTGGCGGCTCGGCCGAGGCGCTGGCGCTGGATGTCACCGACGCAGACAGCATCGCGCAGGCACTGGCCAGCGCATCCCGCGCCCCGCAAGTGCTGGTGAACAATGCCGGCCTGCAGCACGTGGCCGCGCTGGACGAGTTCCCGATGCAGCAGTGGGCGCTGCTGGTGGATGTGATGCTTACCGGGGCCGCACGCCTGAGTCGCGCCGTGCTGCCCGCTATGCGCGCGGCCGGCTATGGCCGCATCGTCAACATCGGCAGCATCCACTCGCTGGTCGCCAGCCCGTACAAGAGCGCGTATGTCGCTGCCAAACATGGCCTGGTCGGCCTGGCCAGGGTCATCGCCCTGGAAACCGCCGACTGCGACATCACCGTCAACACGCTATGCCCCAGCTATGTGCGCACGCCGCTGATGGAGCGGCAGATTGCCGATCAGGCACGCACCCGCGGCATCGCCGAAGACGCGGTGATCCGCGATGTGATGCTCAAACCCATGCCCAAGGGCGCCTTCATCGACTACGACGAGTTGGCCGGCACGGTGGCGTTTCTGATGTCGCATGCCGCGCGCAACATCACCGGGCAATCCATCGCCATCGATGGCGGCTGGACGGCGCAATAA
- a CDS encoding CDP-alcohol phosphatidyltransferase family protein, whose product MKRHFSMLRDFQLADWFTLANAFCGTGAVFAAMRFLQEEHRGDLLLGMALIPLAFVFDALDGHVARWRKASSTLGRELDSLADVISFGVAPAALGYACGMRGGWDWLVLSYFVCCGVSRLARYNVTAEEIAGEADKVPYFEGTPIPTSLLLVILLAVAASIGHIGETLWWGQWQLGPWQFHPLVLLFAVSGSLMISKTLRIPKL is encoded by the coding sequence ATGAAACGCCATTTTTCGATGCTGCGCGATTTCCAACTCGCGGACTGGTTCACACTTGCCAACGCTTTCTGCGGCACCGGCGCGGTGTTTGCGGCGATGCGCTTCCTGCAAGAGGAGCATCGTGGCGATCTGTTGCTGGGGATGGCGCTGATTCCGCTGGCATTCGTGTTCGATGCGCTGGACGGGCACGTGGCGCGCTGGCGCAAGGCGTCTTCCACCCTGGGCCGCGAGCTGGATTCGCTGGCGGATGTGATTTCGTTTGGCGTGGCGCCAGCGGCGCTGGGGTATGCCTGCGGCATGCGTGGCGGCTGGGACTGGCTGGTGCTGAGCTATTTCGTCTGCTGCGGCGTGAGCCGGCTGGCGCGCTACAACGTCACCGCCGAGGAGATCGCCGGGGAGGCCGACAAGGTGCCGTATTTCGAAGGCACGCCCATTCCCACCAGCCTGCTGCTGGTGATCCTGCTCGCGGTTGCCGCCAGCATCGGGCATATCGGCGAGACCTTGTGGTGGGGCCAGTGGCAGCTCGGTCCGTGGCAGTTCCACCCGCTGGTGCTGCTGTTTGCGGTGTCCGGCTCGCTGATGATCAGCAAGACGCTGCGCATCCCCAAACTCTGA
- the phaE gene encoding class III poly(R)-hydroxyalkanoic acid synthase subunit PhaE: protein MMASSGSDNGNFDDKARQYWAAWGDAMRHGQAGAAAQQPPPASAGDAPQDWRKAVDWWSQLLPTQAAPQAQEAINRFRTQAGDWLGTMQQVAAQFAGRDTSANEVADAWRQAVQGQGEQLMQWTLGSLRGCSPVGFDPWLQEAAQTLQKWREENAPWLDMPAFGLNRNHQSRLQKLARAQQDFQAQSEAYGEQLKVAIEQAFARFASKLSEHESSGSQLTSARALFDLWIEAAEESYADVALSNQFREVYGGFANAHMRLRAALQEEIEQLSERIGMPTRSEMDAAHRRIAELERLVRRMLRTAASPARKPAAAPEPDPVAPAAGKRASAAKPSGAARPATAARVAKQGASKKSSVKKTTTQKTAPKKTSAISKPAKKTPANKSSGAKPSARPAARTPAAGKKRGAQA from the coding sequence ATGATGGCAAGCAGCGGTTCGGACAACGGCAATTTCGACGACAAGGCGCGCCAATACTGGGCTGCCTGGGGAGATGCTATGCGCCACGGCCAGGCCGGCGCCGCTGCGCAACAACCGCCGCCCGCGTCCGCTGGCGACGCCCCGCAGGATTGGCGCAAGGCGGTAGATTGGTGGTCGCAGTTGCTGCCCACCCAGGCCGCACCGCAGGCGCAGGAGGCAATCAACCGCTTCCGCACCCAGGCCGGCGATTGGCTCGGCACCATGCAACAAGTGGCCGCGCAGTTTGCGGGGCGCGACACCTCGGCCAATGAAGTGGCCGATGCCTGGCGCCAGGCGGTCCAAGGGCAGGGCGAACAGTTGATGCAGTGGACGCTGGGCTCGCTGCGCGGCTGCAGCCCGGTCGGGTTCGACCCGTGGCTGCAGGAAGCGGCGCAGACGCTGCAAAAGTGGCGGGAGGAAAACGCGCCGTGGCTGGACATGCCGGCTTTTGGTTTGAACCGCAATCACCAGTCGCGCCTGCAGAAGTTGGCTCGTGCGCAACAGGATTTCCAGGCCCAATCGGAGGCCTATGGCGAGCAACTCAAGGTAGCGATCGAGCAGGCGTTTGCGCGTTTTGCGTCTAAGCTGAGCGAGCACGAGAGTAGCGGCAGCCAGTTGACCAGCGCCCGCGCCTTGTTCGACCTGTGGATTGAAGCGGCCGAAGAATCCTATGCCGACGTCGCCTTGTCGAATCAGTTTCGCGAGGTGTACGGCGGTTTCGCCAATGCCCATATGCGCCTACGCGCGGCGCTACAGGAAGAGATCGAGCAGCTAAGCGAACGCATCGGCATGCCGACCCGTTCTGAGATGGACGCCGCGCACCGACGCATCGCCGAGCTGGAACGCCTGGTCAGGCGGATGCTGCGCACCGCAGCGTCACCGGCGCGCAAGCCCGCGGCAGCGCCCGAACCAGATCCGGTCGCACCGGCTGCCGGCAAGCGTGCCTCGGCCGCCAAGCCGAGCGGCGCAGCCAGGCCGGCCACGGCTGCGCGGGTGGCCAAGCAGGGCGCATCAAAGAAGTCTTCCGTCAAAAAGACTACAACCCAAAAGACGGCGCCTAAAAAGACCTCGGCCATCAGTAAGCCAGCGAAAAAGACGCCGGCTAACAAGAGCAGTGGCGCGAAACCCTCGGCCAGGCCTGCGGCCCGCACACCCGCCGCAGGTAAAAAACGTGGAGCGCAGGCATGA
- a CDS encoding class III poly(R)-hydroxyalkanoic acid synthase subunit PhaC gives MKGPLGFSAEDLMQETLSMQRKLREGLKLLPGVDDVDYGVTERQEIWRDGKVVLYRFIGEQAPVAKTPLLIVYALVNRPYMVDLQADRSLVKGLLSHGQDVYVLDWGYPDRSERYLTLEDYLLRYIDGAVDRLRAQSGLEAIDVLGICQGGTFSLCYAALQREKVRNLITMVTPVDFHTPDNMLSNWARMVDVDLFVDTMGNVPADLMNASYLMLKPFRLNLQKYVGLLDILDDKQALEDFLRMEKWIFDSPDLAGEAFREFVTLFYQRNGLVTGQVRIGGQAVDLQALDMPVLNIYAQHDHLVPPDASRALRGLVGTEDYTELSFRGGHIGIYVSGRAQREVPVAIHRWLQERGGNA, from the coding sequence ATGAAGGGCCCATTGGGGTTCAGCGCCGAAGACCTGATGCAGGAAACCCTGTCGATGCAACGCAAGTTGCGCGAAGGGCTCAAGCTGCTGCCCGGTGTGGACGACGTGGATTACGGCGTCACCGAGCGCCAAGAAATCTGGCGCGACGGCAAGGTGGTGCTGTATCGCTTCATCGGCGAGCAGGCGCCGGTGGCCAAGACGCCGCTGCTGATCGTCTATGCGCTGGTCAATCGCCCGTATATGGTCGATCTGCAGGCGGATCGCTCGCTGGTCAAAGGCTTGCTGAGTCATGGCCAGGATGTCTACGTGCTGGACTGGGGGTACCCGGACCGCTCCGAGCGTTACCTCACGCTGGAAGATTATCTGCTGCGCTATATCGATGGCGCGGTGGATCGTCTGCGCGCGCAGTCCGGGCTGGAGGCGATCGATGTGCTCGGCATCTGTCAGGGCGGCACGTTTTCCTTGTGCTATGCCGCGCTTCAACGCGAGAAAGTGCGCAACCTGATCACCATGGTGACGCCGGTGGATTTTCACACCCCCGACAACATGCTGTCCAACTGGGCGCGCATGGTCGACGTGGATTTGTTCGTGGATACCATGGGCAACGTGCCGGCGGATCTGATGAACGCCAGTTACCTGATGCTCAAGCCTTTCCGGCTCAATCTGCAGAAATACGTGGGCCTGCTCGACATCCTCGACGACAAGCAGGCGCTGGAAGATTTTCTGCGCATGGAAAAGTGGATCTTCGATTCGCCCGACCTCGCCGGCGAAGCCTTCCGCGAATTCGTCACGTTGTTCTACCAGCGCAATGGGCTGGTCACCGGGCAGGTGCGCATCGGTGGGCAGGCAGTCGATCTGCAGGCGCTCGACATGCCGGTGCTGAATATCTACGCCCAACACGACCACCTGGTGCCGCCGGATGCCTCGCGGGCACTGCGCGGACTGGTTGGCACCGAGGATTACACCGAGTTGAGCTTTCGCGGTGGGCATATCGGGATCTACGTCTCCGGGCGCGCACAGCGCGAGGTGCCGGTAGCAATCCATCGCTGGCTGCAGGAACGTGGCGGCAATGCCTGA
- a CDS encoding PspC domain-containing protein, translating into MSTTTLSRSRNDRMIAGVVGGIAHRFGWSSTLLRVLFVIVSIASAAFPGILVYLILWLLIPNQAD; encoded by the coding sequence ATGTCCACCACCACACTATCCCGCTCCCGCAATGACCGCATGATCGCCGGTGTCGTTGGCGGCATCGCGCATCGTTTCGGGTGGAGCTCCACGTTGCTACGCGTGTTGTTCGTCATCGTGTCCATTGCCTCGGCTGCGTTTCCCGGCATCCTGGTCTATCTGATCCTGTGGCTGCTGATTCCCAACCAGGCCGATTGA
- a CDS encoding NAD(P)/FAD-dependent oxidoreductase, which yields MDLKSGYPFWSIRNGLMRAYPRLEQDTHCEVAIVGGGVTAALIAHELLRHGHEVVVIEQRDIGWGSTSASTALLQYEIDTPMIALAKQYGMPAAALAYGACAQAILDLQGLCNTLGGTDFTRQDSLYYASRARNVKDLRSELDARKAHKLPVEWIERKPLWHNYGVHSEGAILSRLAASVDPYRLCYRLFAECEQYGARIYDRTAVAAIDPHERHVELRTEEGVSVRARHVTLAAGYGNQRWLSQRVARNRSSYAFVTDPLHDSEMGALKHTMMWETARPYLYVRSTPDGRVVAGGEDDTIDIPARRDARVQSKLTTLLKKIAKTMSDVSLRPAFAWAGTFAETADGLPFFGPHAQLGPRVSFAMAYGGNGITYSAIGAGLLRAQLEGTPHPLSDVFGFSRLR from the coding sequence ATGGACCTCAAAAGCGGCTATCCGTTCTGGTCGATCCGCAATGGATTGATGCGCGCTTACCCTCGCCTGGAGCAAGACACCCATTGCGAGGTCGCCATCGTCGGTGGTGGCGTCACCGCCGCGCTGATCGCCCACGAACTCCTGCGCCACGGCCATGAAGTGGTGGTGATCGAACAGCGCGACATCGGCTGGGGCAGCACCTCGGCCAGCACCGCCTTGCTGCAGTACGAAATCGATACGCCGATGATCGCACTGGCCAAACAATACGGCATGCCAGCCGCGGCGCTGGCGTATGGCGCATGCGCACAAGCCATCCTCGACCTGCAGGGCCTGTGCAACACCCTGGGAGGCACCGATTTCACGCGTCAGGACAGCCTGTACTACGCCAGCCGCGCCCGCAACGTGAAAGACCTGCGCAGCGAGCTGGACGCCCGCAAAGCACACAAGCTGCCGGTGGAATGGATCGAGCGCAAGCCGCTTTGGCACAACTACGGTGTGCATTCGGAAGGGGCGATCCTCAGCCGCCTGGCCGCCAGCGTGGACCCGTACCGGCTGTGCTATCGCCTGTTCGCCGAGTGCGAGCAGTACGGCGCGCGCATCTACGACCGCACCGCCGTTGCAGCGATCGACCCGCACGAGCGGCACGTCGAACTGCGTACCGAAGAAGGCGTCAGCGTGCGCGCGCGTCATGTGACCCTGGCGGCCGGCTATGGCAACCAGCGCTGGCTGTCGCAGCGGGTGGCGCGCAACCGCAGTAGCTACGCTTTCGTGACTGATCCCTTGCACGACAGCGAGATGGGTGCGCTCAAGCACACCATGATGTGGGAGACAGCGCGCCCGTATTTGTACGTCCGCAGCACCCCGGACGGACGCGTGGTCGCCGGTGGCGAAGACGACACTATCGACATCCCCGCGCGCCGCGATGCGCGGGTGCAGAGCAAGCTCACGACGCTGCTGAAGAAAATTGCCAAGACCATGTCCGATGTAAGCCTGCGCCCCGCGTTCGCATGGGCCGGCACCTTCGCAGAGACTGCCGATGGGTTGCCGTTCTTCGGGCCGCACGCCCAATTGGGGCCACGCGTATCGTTCGCGATGGCGTATGGCGGTAACGGCATTACCTATAGCGCGATTGGCGCGGGATTATTACGCGCCCAACTGGAGGGCACGCCTCACCCGTTGTCCGACGTGTTCGGCTTCTCGCGTCTGCGTTGA